A single region of the Thermoanaerobacterium aotearoense genome encodes:
- the ylbJ gene encoding sporulation integral membrane protein YlbJ, whose translation MKEDKTKALSIVFVLVLVISIIIFPKNSLAAAKSGINLWLFTVFPALLPFFIGSEMLVRLGFVKMLGKFLEPIMRPIFNVSGNGGFAMAVGYTSGYPVGAQIIKRLWEEKLLNTAEAERLMTFCNNSGPLFMLGVVAMGMFNNSTIGYIIMVSNYLAAITTGIIFRNYNIKEKNLKDSEYHNIPKSNSDDLTANFGEVLGSAVKSSMNTIIMIGGYIITFSVLIEFLKVYGLINAIEKIIAPIFAAVGFNKNLIAGYLSGLMEITIGSNMISQATAPLYQKVILISSILAWGGLSTHGQVIGVINSTKINYLPYLIAKAIHSVFAALFSFVFMKFISIDNVAVSEAFYQGNVKNMVSIFEMSSLMFLISLLSVIFLVIITSMTNKEA comes from the coding sequence TTGAAAGAGGATAAAACAAAAGCTTTATCAATTGTATTTGTCTTAGTTCTCGTTATTTCAATTATCATATTCCCAAAAAATTCGCTTGCTGCTGCAAAATCAGGAATCAACCTATGGCTTTTTACAGTATTCCCAGCGTTACTTCCTTTTTTCATCGGATCTGAAATGCTGGTACGATTAGGATTCGTCAAAATGCTTGGTAAATTTTTAGAGCCTATAATGCGGCCAATATTCAATGTTTCTGGCAACGGTGGCTTTGCAATGGCTGTTGGGTACACATCTGGGTATCCTGTTGGTGCGCAAATAATAAAAAGATTGTGGGAAGAAAAACTTTTAAACACAGCCGAAGCTGAAAGGCTAATGACGTTTTGCAATAATTCTGGGCCACTGTTTATGTTAGGCGTAGTCGCCATGGGAATGTTTAATAACTCTACAATTGGTTATATAATAATGGTGTCAAACTATTTAGCAGCAATTACTACTGGTATAATTTTTAGAAACTACAATATCAAAGAGAAAAATTTAAAAGATTCAGAATACCATAATATTCCCAAAAGCAATTCCGATGATTTAACAGCTAATTTTGGAGAAGTTTTGGGAAGCGCAGTTAAAAGCTCCATGAACACAATAATCATGATAGGCGGATATATTATAACATTCTCAGTTTTAATAGAATTTCTAAAAGTATACGGTTTAATAAACGCTATAGAAAAGATTATCGCACCAATATTTGCGGCAGTTGGTTTTAACAAAAATTTGATTGCTGGATATTTAAGCGGCTTAATGGAAATCACGATAGGCTCAAATATGATTAGCCAAGCAACAGCACCATTATACCAAAAAGTCATACTAATAAGTTCAATTTTAGCATGGGGTGGCCTATCAACGCATGGGCAAGTAATAGGTGTCATTAATAGTACAAAGATAAATTACTTGCCGTATTTAATTGCAAAAGCTATTCATAGCGTTTTTGCTGCATTGTTTTCCTTTGTCTTTATGAAATTTATAAGCATTGACAACGTAGCAGTTTCAGAAGCTTTTTATCAAGGAAACGTAAAAAATATGGTAAGCATATTTGAAATGTCCTCCCTCATGTTTTTGATTTCGCTTTTATCTGTTATTTTTCTCGTCATCATAACTTCCATGACAAATAAAGAGGCATGA
- the coaD gene encoding pantetheine-phosphate adenylyltransferase: MNIAVYPGSFDPVTNGHLDVIKRAARVFDKLIVAVLVNPSKTPMFSLEERVEMLKDATAEIENVEIDSFSGLLIEYLEKVNSKIIVKGLRMVSDFEYEFQMALINKKLNPEVETIFFMTSNKYEYLSSSIVKEVARFGGCLSDLVPDSVIEKISQKLKD; encoded by the coding sequence ATGAATATAGCAGTATATCCAGGCAGTTTTGATCCTGTTACAAATGGACATTTAGATGTAATTAAAAGAGCAGCAAGAGTTTTCGATAAATTAATTGTGGCAGTCCTTGTCAATCCATCTAAAACACCTATGTTTTCATTGGAGGAACGGGTGGAAATGCTGAAAGACGCAACTGCAGAAATAGAAAATGTTGAAATTGATAGTTTTTCTGGATTGCTTATAGAATATTTGGAAAAGGTCAATTCAAAAATTATTGTGAAGGGGCTGCGAATGGTTTCGGATTTTGAATATGAATTTCAGATGGCTTTGATAAACAAAAAGCTAAATCCTGAAGTTGAAACCATATTTTTTATGACAAGCAACAAATATGAATATTTAAGCTCCAGCATAGTTAAGGAAGTAGCAAGGTTTGGGGGGTGCTTATCGGATCTTGTTCCAGATTCAGTGATTGAAAAGATATCACAAAAACTTAAAGATTAA
- the rsmD gene encoding 16S rRNA (guanine(966)-N(2))-methyltransferase RsmD translates to MRVISGIAKGRKLKCPPGKAIRPTSDMVKESLFNIIGIDIYEATFLDLFSGTGSVGIEALSRGANICYFVEKVYNNIKYIYDNVKLLGSIDNAVVLHMDALHALDYFSKNNIKFDIIYIDPPYYNNLYVEPLNKISEYELLNADGYAIVEHHKNDFLEDKYGKLQKFRMKKYGETILTFFKEATDEYSSISRQF, encoded by the coding sequence TTGAGGGTTATATCTGGTATAGCTAAAGGCAGAAAATTAAAATGCCCACCTGGGAAGGCAATTAGACCAACGTCAGACATGGTTAAAGAATCGCTTTTCAATATAATAGGCATTGATATTTATGAAGCGACATTTTTAGATTTATTTTCTGGTACAGGCAGTGTAGGTATTGAAGCATTAAGTAGAGGAGCTAATATTTGCTACTTTGTAGAAAAAGTATATAATAATATTAAATACATATATGACAATGTAAAATTGCTTGGTTCTATTGACAATGCAGTTGTTTTGCATATGGACGCGTTACATGCTTTGGATTATTTTAGTAAGAATAATATTAAGTTTGATATTATATACATTGATCCGCCGTATTACAATAATTTATATGTGGAACCGTTAAATAAAATAAGTGAATATGAGCTATTGAATGCTGATGGTTACGCAATTGTTGAACACCATAAAAATGACTTTTTAGAAGATAAATACGGCAAATTGCAAAAATTTAGGATGAAAAAATATGGAGAAACGATATTAACATTTTTTAAGGAGGCAACAGATGAATATAGCAGTATATCCAGGCAGTTTTGA
- a CDS encoding alpha/beta-type small acid-soluble spore protein, which yields MAAGSETKNPLVVREAKQAMNKWKYEIASELGINPPADGYWGTLTSRDCGAVGGHMVRKMIQMAESQIANNGTLK from the coding sequence ATGGCAGCAGGTTCAGAGACAAAAAACCCTCTTGTAGTAAGAGAAGCTAAGCAAGCTATGAACAAATGGAAATATGAAATAGCAAGCGAACTTGGAATAAATCCTCCAGCCGATGGTTATTGGGGCACACTTACATCCCGTGATTGCGGCGCTGTAGGTGGTCACATGGTAAGAAAAATGATCCAAATGGCTGAAAGCCAAATCGCTAATAACGGAACATTAAAGTAA
- a CDS encoding alpha/beta-type small acid-soluble spore protein, giving the protein MAAGSETKNPLVVREAKQAMSKWKYEIASELGINPPADGYWGTLTSRDCGAVGGQMVKKMIQMAESQIANKGTLR; this is encoded by the coding sequence ATGGCAGCAGGTTCAGAGACAAAAAACCCTCTTGTAGTAAGAGAAGCTAAGCAAGCTATGAGCAAATGGAAATATGAAATAGCAAGCGAACTTGGAATAAATCCTCCAGCCGATGGTTATTGGGGCACACTTACATCCCGTGATTGCGGCGCTGTAGGTGGCCAAATGGTAAAAAAGATGATCCAAATGGCTGAAAGCCAAATCGCTAATAAAGGCACACTTAGATAA
- a CDS encoding DegV family protein, whose product MGKIAIVTDSVSDIPDDIVKLYDIYVVPLTVDIDGIYYKDGVDIKKDEFYDLINSGKMPNTSQVSPIEFMDVFSDLLKSYDEIICILMSSKLSGTYQSALLAKDNLKNQNITVIDSKNFSLGEGFIVIEAAKMACNGSTSDEIIAKVIDMIPKISYTMIFDSLDYLYKGGRLKKTQAILGSILNIKPILVNNDGELEIKDKVRGRKNAIKWIINYMKDTKIDFTKKEIGLLHTDREEFMLEIENAIRNEFGATNFIKNRAGCTVGVHAGPSAVGIFFEFN is encoded by the coding sequence ATGGGAAAGATAGCCATAGTGACAGATAGTGTATCTGATATTCCAGATGATATTGTAAAATTATACGATATATATGTTGTACCGCTGACAGTTGATATTGATGGTATATATTATAAAGACGGGGTAGATATAAAAAAAGATGAATTTTACGATTTGATAAATTCTGGGAAGATGCCCAATACTTCACAAGTATCACCTATTGAATTTATGGATGTTTTTAGTGATTTGCTGAAAAGTTATGATGAAATAATCTGTATTTTAATGTCATCAAAATTAAGTGGTACATATCAGTCGGCATTGTTGGCTAAAGATAATTTAAAAAATCAAAACATAACCGTGATTGACTCTAAAAATTTTTCTTTAGGTGAGGGATTTATTGTCATTGAAGCTGCAAAAATGGCATGCAATGGCAGCACCAGTGATGAGATAATTGCAAAAGTAATAGATATGATACCTAAGATTAGTTATACAATGATTTTTGATTCGCTGGATTATCTTTACAAAGGAGGACGATTAAAAAAGACACAGGCAATTTTAGGAAGTATTTTAAATATTAAGCCAATATTAGTCAATAATGATGGTGAATTAGAAATAAAGGACAAGGTCAGAGGTCGAAAAAATGCTATAAAATGGATTATAAATTACATGAAAGATACGAAAATTGATTTTACAAAAAAAGAGATTGGGCTTTTGCATACCGACAGGGAAGAGTTTATGTTGGAAATTGAAAATGCAATTCGCAACGAATTTGGTGCAACTAATTTCATTAAAAACAGGGCCGGTTGCACAGTTGGGGTTCATGCTGGACCGTCTGCTGTTGGAATATTTTTTGAATTTAATTAA